The following is a genomic window from Longimicrobiaceae bacterium.
TGCTTCGCAGGTGAACTCATCCGTCCTCCGGAACTGTATGCGTAAAATATAGCGAGTGTATACGTATGCAGCGTGCGTGCCGCCTGTCAAGGCGCGAGGCCGTAGCCGGCCCGCAGGCGAAGAACGGGAGCGGGGGCGCGGCCCCCGTCGGCCACGCCCCCGCAAGATCCCTCCAGTCCAAGTCGTCCGTCTACCGCGCCTCGACCTCCGCGTCCGCGGTGCCTACGGAGCTCTGCGCCGTCTCCAGCACCGGGGGCTCCGCGGCGCCCACCCCGTGGTGGGCCATCCAGCGCTCCGCGTCCAGCGCCGCCATGCACCCGGTGCCAGCCGCGCTGACCGCCTGGCGGTAGTAGTCGTCCATCACGTCGCCGGCGGCGAACACGCCGGGGACGCTGGTGCAGGTGCGCCACGGCGTCGGGAGCTTGACGTAGCCGTTGGGGGTCAGCTCCAGCTGCCCCTGGAGGAACGCCGTGTTGGGCGTGTGTCCGATGGCGACGAAGAGCCCGCCCACCTCCATCTCCCGCTCCTCGCCGGTGACGGTGTCCTCCAGCCGCAGGCCGGTGATGAAGTCGTCCCCGAGCACGTCCACCACCTGCGTGTTCCACTCCACCCGGATCTTCTCGTGCGAGAGCGCCCGCTCCGCCATGACCTTGGAGGCGCGGAGCTCGTCGCGCCGGTGGATGATCACCACCTCGCGGGCGAACTTGGTGAGGTA
Proteins encoded in this region:
- the trxB gene encoding thioredoxin-disulfide reductase, giving the protein METMSERKRESLVIIGSGPAAWTAAVYAARANLDPVVYEGEPSREMIPGGQLMWTTDIENFPGFPEGIGGQELMDRMKEQAVRFGTRALMENIVEVDFSGSPHRLKPNYGDWIDADAVIVATGARANWIGLPNEERLAQSGGGVSACAVCDGALPFFRDKVLAVVGGGDSAMEEATYLTKFAREVVIIHRRDELRASKVMAERALSHEKIRVEWNTQVVDVLGDDFITGLRLEDTVTGEEREMEVGGLFVAIGHTPNTAFLQGQLELTPNGYVKLPTPWRTCTSVPGVFAAGDVMDDYYRQAVSAAGTGCMAALDAERWMAHHGVGAAEPPVLETAQSSVGTADAEVEAR